A region of Panicum virgatum strain AP13 chromosome 8N, P.virgatum_v5, whole genome shotgun sequence DNA encodes the following proteins:
- the LOC120686325 gene encoding uncharacterized protein LOC120686325, giving the protein MAARRGRGWARGAAAFAAVALAVGAGRRYGWDGASAVAVFREARGALGPWAVPAYVAAHALTLALCPPYAIFFEGGAALIFGFLPGVACVFSAKVLGASISFWIGRAVFRYFTSAMEWLQRNKYFHVVVKGVERDGWKFVLLARFSPLPSYIINYALSATDVGFFRDFLLPTIIGCLPMILQNVSIVSLAGAAVASTTGSKKSHIYSYLFPAIGIVSSILISWRIKQYSSALAIPDELKSAPANGKSDGDAKLASPTSTNTDTGKTRKRR; this is encoded by the exons atggcggcgaggcggggcagggggtgggcgcgcggcgcggcggcgttcgcgGCCGTGGCGCTGGCGGTGGGCGCGGGCCGGCGGTACGGCTGGGACGGGGCCTCCGCGGTGGCGGTGTTCCGCGAGGCCCGCGGCGCGCTGGGGCCCTGGGCGGTGCCGGCCTACGTGGCAGCGCACGCGCTCACGCTCGCGCTCTGCCCGCCCTACGCCATCTTCTtcgagggcggcgccgcgctcATCTTCGGCTTCCTGCCGGGCGTCGCCTGCGTCTTCTCCGCCAAGGTCCTCGGGGCATCCATCTCCTTCTGGATCGGCAG GGCAGTTTTCAGATATTTCACTTCAGCAATGGAATGGCTACAGAGGAACAAGTACTTCCATGTTGTGGTTAAAGGAGTTGAGCGGGATGGCTGGAAATTCGTATTGCTTGCAAGATTCTCTCCTTTGCCTTCCTACATCATCAACTACGCTCTATCAGCCACGGATGTTGGATTTTTCAGAGATTTTCTCCTTCCCACAATTATTGGCTGCTTACCAATGATACTACAGAATGTTTCAATCGTAAGCCTTGCTGGTGCAGCAGTGGCCTCCACTACAGGATCTAAGAAGTCCCATATCTACTCTTACCTGTTTCCAGCAATTGGTATTGTGTCCAGCATTCTGATTTCTTGGAGGATTAAGCAGTATTCTTCTGCACTTGCTATTCCTGATGAGCTTAAGAGTGCACCTGCTAATGGAAAGTCTGACGGTGATGCTAAGCTGGCTTCACCAACATCTACAAATACCGACACTGGGAAAACTAGGAAGAGAAGGTGA